One genomic window of Ficedula albicollis isolate OC2 chromosome 18, FicAlb1.5, whole genome shotgun sequence includes the following:
- the GRIN2C gene encoding glutamate receptor ionotropic, NMDA 2C, with protein MGRAPAHTLLLWMVLGCSAAFTDILLPGPEEPVVNVAVVFGGTSYPLHIRSRLSPQSFLDMPLEIHPITVVVNNTNPSTLLTQICDILASHKIHGIVFEDNVGTEAVAQILDFISSQTQVPIISISGGSAVVLTPKEPGSAFLQLGVSIEQQIQVIFKVLEEYDWGSFAVITSLYPGYNIFLDVIRSFTDASYFGWELQEVLTFEMSQEQGSSRTQRLLRQIDAQVLIVYCSREEAEYLFSMAEQAGLVGPGYIWIVPSMTVGNMEVPPSSFPVGLISVVTESWKLSLRQKVRDGVAIIAMGAASFFRAHGYLPEVGRDCWAPARATTTNTSFYRHLLNVTWEHKDFSFNEGGYLIRPTMVVITLNQHRLWEMVGKWEKGIIHMKYPVWPRYGAFMQPVVDNRHLTVATLEERPFVIVENTDPSTGVCVRNTVPCRKQTNSSHSGDGLVDPYTKLCCKGFCIDILKKLAKTVKFSYDLYLVTNGKHGKIVRGVWNGMIGEVYYKRADMAIGSLTINEERSEIVDFSVPFVETGISVMVARSNGTVSPSAFLEPYSPAVWVMMFVMCLTVVAITVFVFEYFSPVGYNQNLTSGKRPGGPSFTIGKSIWLLWALVFNNSVPIENPKGTTSKIMVLIWAFFAVIFLASYTANLAAFMIQEQYIDTVSGLSDRKFQRPQEQYPPFRFGTVPNGSTERNIRSNYPDMHTHMVKYNQRTVEDALTSLKMGKLDAFIYDAAVLNYMAGKDEGCKLVTIGSGKVFATTGYGIALQKDSRWKRAIDLALLQFLGDGDTQKLETVWLSGICQNEKNEVMSSKLDIDNMAGVFYMLLVAMGLSLLVFAWEHLIYWKLRHSVRKSHKLDFLLAISRGIYSCFNGVQTLSSPGRAPRPDVTASSAQANVLKMLQAAKEMVQTASVGGSLEQATRTIEDWSNHSERLQTTFSLRTPQLVVQNSTGAHRGPPSSPHPAERLGRAYAAKGAPLGLPLPQPIPVDPRLHGEENWRGENEYPRLIHPLKFRGGCVGDEALTNFPHLLVKTSPGGDYGEQMLVGNHIGAPLPPPTSPRDLPPPDIYREHKRPSGRGERLQNTPLLQRDGTHGGSGTLPRLLSAAEKKRELGSAFLPPSCSRGAFPRVTRTCRARAEPARPEAAAMEREKLSRWASSARLPGERGDKRLPSYREACRQNPRATATVPACAPRACMNSYANLPLYARPLWRGSPPPRERPGPHRCERGSGRWDSACRDCGRRGEPAVLRADRRDPPLARGAGIGDAKCTAAVSPSRFGFIQRTRNAISSYDISLAGPIFTAPLLSIVRPILMRRGGTKEGSIDQPLGRGSNGKDMLVLLWRDGDSDPSVMAIPSRNSCSVPKYEEERDGKRSQIKLDV; from the exons ATGGGCAGAGCGCCGGCACACACTCTGCTACTGTGGATGGTGCTGGGCTGCTCGGCTGCCTTCACGGACATCCTGCTGCCGGGCCCTGAGGAGCCAGTGGTCAACGTGGCCGTGGTGTTCGGGGGCACGTCCTACCCCCTGCACATCCGCTCCCGCCTGAGCCCCCAGAGCTTCCTGGACATGCCCCTGGAGATCCACCCCATCACTGTTGTCGTCAACAACACCaaccccagcaccctcctcacCCAGATCTGCGACATCCTCGCCAGCCACAAGATCCACGGCATCGTCTTTGAGGACAACGTGGGCACGGAGGCCGTGGCCCAGATCCTTGACTTCATCTCCTCCCAGACACAGGTCCCTATCATCAGCATCAGTGGCGGGTCTGCAGTGGTCCTGACCCCAAAG GAGCCCGGATCAGCTTTCCTGCAGTTGGGTGTCTCCATCGAGCAGCAAATCCAGGTGATCTTCAAGGTGTTGGAGGAATACGACTGGGGCTCCTTCGCTGTCATCACCAGCCTCTACCCAGGCTACAACATCTTCCTGGATGTCATCCGCTCCTTCACGGACGCCAGCTACTTcggctgggagctgcaggaggtgctcACCTTCGAGatgagccaggagcagggcagctccaggacGCAGCGGCTCCTGCGCCAGATCGATGCCCAGGTCCTCATCGTTTACTGCTCCCGAGAGGAGGCCGAGTATCTCTTCTCCATGGCGGAGCAAGCCGGGCTGGTGGGGCCAGGATACATCTGGATCGTGCCCAGCATGACCGTGGGCAACATGGAGGTGCCACCCTCCTCCTTCCCCGTGGGCCTCATCAGCGTGGTGACAGAGAGCTGGAAGCTGAGCCTGCGGCAGAAGGTGCGGGATGGCGTGGCCATCATTGCCATGGGGGCAGCCAGCTTCTTCCGTGCCCATGGCTACCTCCCAGAGGTGGGGAGGGACTGCTGGGCCCCCGCCAGGGCCACCACCACCAACACGAGCTTCTACCG GCACCTCCTCAATGTGACGTGGGAGCACAAGGACTTCTCCTTCAATGAAGGTGGCTACCTGATCAGGCCCACCATGGTGGTGATCACGCTCAACCAGCACCGGCTCTGGGAGATG GTGGGCAAGTGGGAGAAGGGCATCATCCACATGAAGTACCCGGTGTGGCCCCGCTACGGCGCCTTCATGCAGCCCGTGGTGGACAACCGGCACCTGACAGTGGCTACCCTGGAGGAGAGACCCTTTGTCATCGTGGAGAACACGGACCCCAGCACGGGGGTGTGCGTGCGCAACACCGTGCCCTGCCGCAAGCAGACCAACTCCTCCCACAG TGGTGATGGCCTTGTGGATCCCTACACCAAGCTGTGCTGCAAAGGTTTCTGCATTGACATCCTGAAGAAGCTGGCCAAGACGGTGAAGTTCTCCTACGACCTCTACCTGGTGACCAATGGCAAACATGGCAAGATTGTCCGTGGGGTCTGGAACGGCATGATTGGTGAG GTGTACTACAAGCGTGCAGACATGGCCATCGGCTCCCTCACCATCAACGAGGAGCGGTCTGAGATCGTGGATTTCTCCGTGCCCTTTGTGGAGACAGGCATCAGTGTCATGGTGGCCCGGAGCAACGGCACCGTGTCCCCCTCTGCCTTCCTGG AGCCTTACAGCCCAGCCGTGTGGGTCATGATGTTTGTCATGTGCCTCACTGTGGTGGCCATCACCGTCTTTGTGTTCGAGTATTTCAGCCCCGTTGGTTACAACCAGAACCTCACCAGTGGCAAGA ggccgGGGGGTCCCTCCTTCACCATCGGCAAGTCCATCTggctgctgtgggctctggtCTTCAACAACTCAGTCCCCATCGAGAACCCCAAGGGCACCACTAGCAAGATCATGGTGCTCATCTGGGCCTTCTTCGCCGTCATCTTCCTCGCCAGCTACACGGCCAACCTGGCTGCCTTCATGATCCAGGAGCAGTACATTGACACTGTGTCGGGGCTGAGTGACAGGAAG TTCCAGAGGCCACAGGAGCAGTACCCACCGTTCCGCTTCGGCACTGTCCCCAACGGCAGCACCGAGAGGAACATCCGCAGCAACTACCCCGACATGCATACCCACATGGTGAAGTACAACCAGCGCACTGTGGAGGATGCCCTCACCAGCCTCAAAATGGG GAAGCTGGATGCCTTCATCTACGACGCGGCGGTGCTGAACTACATGGCGGGCAAGGACGAGGGCTGCAAGCTGGTGACCATCGGCAGCGGGAAGGTGTTTGCCACCACGGGCTACGGCATCGCCCTGCAGAAGGACTCGCGCTGGAAGCGGGCCATTGACCTGGCCCTGCTCCAGTTCCTGGGAGATG GTGACACCCAGAAGCTGGAGACAGTTTGGCTGTCAGGGATCTGCCAGAATGAGAAGAATGAGGTGATGAGCAGCAAGCTGGACATCGACAACATGGCTGGGGTTTTCTACATGCTGCTGGTGGCCATGGGGCTGAGCCTGCTGGTCTTCGCCTGGGAGCACCTCATCTACTGGAAGCTGCGTCATTCCGTCCGCAAGTCCCACAAGCTTGACTTTCTCCTGGCCATCAGCAGG GGCATCTACAGCTGCTTCAATGGGGTGCAGACCCTGTCGAGCCCTGGGCGGGCACCCAGACCCGATGtcactgccagctcagcccaggccAATGTGCTGAAAATGCTGCAGGCGGCCAAAGAGATGGTGCAGACGGCCAGCGTGGGCGGCTCGCTGGAGCAGGCCACCCGCACCATCGAGGACTGGAGCAACCACAGCGAGCGCCTCCAGACCACCTTCTCGCTGAGGACACCCCAGCTCGTGGTGCAGAACAGCACCGGCGCACACCGGGGGCCCCCCTCCAGCCCGCACCCCGCCGAGAGGCTGGGGAGAGCCTACGCTGCCAAGGGTGCTCCCCTGGGGCTGCCGCtgccccagcccatccctgtggACCCCCGTCTGCACGGGGAGGAGAACTGGAGAGGGGAAAACGAGTACCCCCGCCTGATTCACCCCCTGAAGTTTCGGGGTGGCTGTGTAGGGGATGAAGCCCTCACAAATTTCCCCCACCTCCTGGTGAAGACTTCTCCAGGAGGGGATTATGGGGAGCAGATGCTGGTGGGGAACCATATCGGGGCTCCCCTCCCGCCCCCCACATCCCCCAGGGACCTCCCACCGCCGGACATCTACAGGGAGCACAAGCGGCCGTCGGGACGGGGGGAGCGGCTGCAGAACACCCCGCTGCTCCAGAGGGACGGCACGCACGGCGGCTCGGGGACCCTGCCCCGGCTGCTCTCGGCAGCGGAGAAGAAGCGGGAGCTGGGCAGCGCcttcctgcctccatcctgctctCGCGGAGCCTTCCCCAGAGTCACCAGGACTTGCAGAGCCAGGGCCGAGCCGGCGCGGCCGGAGGCGGCGGCGATGGAGCGGGAGAAGCTGAGCCGATGGGCGAGCTCGGCCAGGCTGCCCGGGGAGCGCGGCGACAAGCG GCTGCCGTCCTACCGGGAGGCCTGCCGGCAAAATCCCCGTGCCACCGCCACCGTGCCGGCGTGCGCCCCCCGCGCCTGCATGAACTCCTACGCCAACCTGCCCCTCTACGCCAGACCCCTGTGGCGGGGGTCCCCGCCGCCCCGGGAGCGCCCCGGGCCGCACCGCTGCGAGCGGGGCTCCGGGCGCTGGGACAGCGCCTGCAGAGACTGCGGGAGGCGCGGGGAGCCCGCCGTGCTGCGGGCGGACAGGAGGGACCCGCCGCTggccc GCGGGGCTGGTATCGGGGACGCCAAATGCACCGCCGCCGTTTCGCCGTCACGTTTTGGTTTCATTCAAAGGACTCGAAACGCCATTTCCAG ctaTGACATCTCCTTAGCAGGTCCTATTTTCACTGCCCCATTGCTCAGCATTGTAAGACCCATCCTGATGAGGAGAGGGGGAACAAAGGAGGGCAGCATAGATCAGCCACTGGGAAGGGGTTCCAATGGCAAGGACATGCTGGTGCTGCTTTGGAGAGATGGTGACTCAG ACCCATCCGTCATGGCCATCCCCTCCAGGAATAGCTGCTCCGTGCCTAAGTACGAGGaagaaagggatggaaaaagaagTCAGATCAAACTAGATGTATAA